In the genome of Pseudanabaena mucicola str. Chao 1806, the window GAAGTCGTATTTTTAAAGGAACTAGCCGATCAAGTTGGTGTTGCTATCTATCAAGCATCTCTCTTGGAACAAGAAACTAAACGCCGTGAACAACTTTTTCAACAAAATATTGATTTACAAGTTGCTCGCAATGAGTCTGAAACTGCTACAAAGATGAAAAGTGCCTTTTTAGCCACCATGAGTCATGAAATCCGTACTCCGATGAATGCAGTTTTAGGAATGACCAGTTTACTTGCAGATACTGATCTTTCTCCTTTACAAAAAGATTTTGTAGATACGATTAGAGTCAGTGGTGAAAATTTATTAGGTTTGATCAATGAAATCCTTGACTTCTCTAAACTTGAAGCTAATGAAATGGAATTAGAGAAAATTAATTTTGACCTGAATACTTGCGTTGAGGAAGTTACAGATCTCTTAGCTACATTAGCTCAAGCGAAGGGCTTAGGACTTGCGGCTCTGATTCATCAAAATGTACCTCATTATCTATGTGGCGATGTTACAAGACTAAGACAGGTATTAATGAATTTAGTAAGTAATGCAATTAAATTCACAACTAAAGGGGAAGTGATTATTAAAGTTTCCCTAATCGATGAGACGGATATAGATGCCAAAATTGAGTTTCGAGTTATTGATTCAGGTATTGGCATCAGCACTTCAGCCCAAAAGAAACTCTTTCAGCCATTCACTCAGGTTGATGCTTCGACAACACGCAAATATGGAGGTACAGGCTTAGGATTAGCAATTTGTAAGCAAATTGTGGATTTGATGGATGGTGAGATTGGGATTGATAGTGAAGAAGGTAAAGGTTCTCAATTTTGGTTTGTAGTTACATTTACCAAACAAACCTCTAGTGAAATTGTGGAACTAAAAACTCGCCGTGAAACCAATCTCAAGGATATTCGGGTGCTAGTAGTCGATGATAATGAAACCAACTGCAAAATCTTGACCTATCAACTTACATCTTGGCAGATGCGGGTTGATGCAGTCCAAAATGCAGTAGATGCTATCCCCGTCCTACATGCGGCAATTGCTGAAGGTGATCGCTATCATCTAGCTATTCTTGATATGCGAATGCCTGAAATTGATGGCGAAATGTTAGGATCACAAATTAAAGCTGATCCCATTCTCAATTACCTCAAGTTGATCATGCTGACATCAATCAATCAGAAAGTTGGCTTAAATTACATCAAAGGAATTGGATTTTCTGACTATTTGGTTAAACCTGTCAAACAATCTCGCTTACTTGATGCTTTAACCAAAGTAGTTGCAGCATCCCAGAATAATTTAGTCTGCGATCCCATCATTAGTTCAACCACAGATCTATATCCTAATAATGACCATCAAGCAATCAAGATGTCTAAGTTAAGGATTCTCATTGCTGAAGATAGTCAGATCAATCAAAAGGTTGCCTTGCATCAATTACATAGTATTGGATATGAAGCGGATGTCGTGGGAAATGGGAAAGAAGTTCTAGATTTATTAGAGCAGATTCACTACGATATTATTCTAATGGATTGCCAAATGCCAGAGCTAGATGGATATGAGACAACAATTGCTATTCGTAATCTCAATTCAGATAAATCTATGACTGTGATTATTGCTATGACTGCCAATGCGATGAAAGAGGATCGAGAACGTTGCTTTGCCTGTGGGATGGACGACTATCTCAGCAAACCGATCCGCAAAGACGATCTTGCCCAAAAACTTGTAGAGTGGGAGATTAAGATTTTTGGTCAGAATGTCATCATCCCTTCACCCGAAAATACTATCCTAGCTCATCGCGATAACAATAGTATAGAGAGCGATTACATGCTTGCTAGCGTAGAAATTCCAGAGACTTTACCTGTATCTTTGCCGTTAATCGACTGGACATGCATTGATAGTATCTCTGAAGGTAGTGAAGAATTTAAGATAGAAATACTCGAAACTTTTTGCGAATCAATATCTGAGAAATTAATAAAACTGGAAAATGCGATCGCTGATAGTGATTTTCAAGAACTAGAAAAAATTGCTCATTTCATTAAAGGTTCCTCCAGTAACATAGGTATCTCCTCAATTGCGGAAATCGCTTATAAGCTAGAACAAATTGGACGTAAGCAGCAATTGGATGAAGCGATCAATTTATTTAATAGAATGCAAGATCTATTTTCTCAAATTCAAAAAATTTCTTTAAATTACTGATGTTACGTGAAAGTTTCTAAGACCCTCACCCCTAGCCCCTCTCCCATTAAGGGAGAGGGGAACAAGAAATTAGTCTAGCTCCCCCTCTCCCATTAAGGGAGAGGGGGCAGGGGGGTGAGGGTGATATTTGTTCCACGTAACATCAGTAAATTAGACATTATGATTTGGTAGTCCTAAAAAGGAAAGGATTTATTTTGGTAGGGATGGGTAACGCTTCGCGATGCCTATCCCTACCTATTTAGCGCTACCTATGATTTAACCAAGAGTGCCGCATTGCGGCACTCTTGGTTAAATCATATAGAGACTTAAAAAACCTGTTCGATTTCGCTAATATCAGGAATTTCTTCCTTCAACTTGCGCTCAATTCCCATTCTCAAAGTCATTGCCGAACTAGGGCAAGAACCGCAAGCACCTTGCAACCGTAATCTCACAATGGGACCTTCAATTTCTACTAATTCTACATTGCCACCATCGGACATAAGATAGGGACGCAATTCGTCGAGAACATTTTCTACATTTTCAGTGGTTAAAGTTAGAGCCATATTTTTGAAGTTAGGTAATTATTTAAAACTATTGTCTATGTTAACAAAAGGCTGTGAAAGTGCCATATTTTTGGGAGTGTGGCAAATCCGTACTCCAAATTTCTCTATACATCTCTATCAGCCATATCTTTGATCAAATATCCACACCGATGCTCACCATTAACCATCCAGTGAGTTCTCTCTACTGGACAATCTAGTACCGTTGCAAACATTTCTAATTCATGCCCACACACATTAGGAAAGGATTCCGCCACATGGGCGATCGCACAATTATATTCTGTAAAAATAAAACTTTGTTTTTTCCCTTCTACGGGAAACCACTCCGTTACATAGCCTTCAGAACGGCGGATTTCAGCTAATTTCTCTATTCTTTGCTTGAGCGAACCTCCTCCCAGTTGTGACCTATAATTTTGGGCTTTGCGTTGCCATTGCTTTTGCAGTACCTCAGACACTTGTTCTTTACCTAATGTATCAATCAGCGTATCCAAGAAATTGATGGCAAACTGGTTATAGCTATCGGGAAAGCGATCGCGCCCTGCCACTGTCAAAGCATACACAAACTGCGGTCTACCCATGCCCACCTGCTCGGTCGTGTGATAGATCAGTCCCTCAGTTTCTAAATCCTTTAAATGTTTGCGAATTGCTTGAGGACTAATATCTAGTCGATCTGCTAAATCTTGGGCGGTCACTTCGCCACGCTTGAGCAAATGTTGCAAAATATCTTGCTTAGTGTCATGTTTTGATTCAGACTTAGCATCACTTTTTTCTGCGCTCTTGTCTAACTGCTTATCTTGAGGATCTAGCGTTAAATCTGGCGTAATCTCAGCAACACCGATGGGAGTTTTCATGAAATAAGCTCCTGATGGCAATTCGAGCGTCTGCTCATCATACTTTGCATGATGAGACACCTTAGCTGGAGTTGTAAAGTTATAAAAAAATAGACTTTGACAACTTGTATGTTGTTAATGTACCGTACAATGAGTAAAGAAACAAGCAAGTTGTTTTAATTTTGTAAATTTAATGTGATTAATGTGAAGCACTATAACTTATAGAAGCTTTGCTGATGAGTACAAAAATATTTTTGAAAGTATTGCGAATTGCCACTTTCAAAAAATATGTCTGGGCTTTAAATAAGCGTAAAGCGCATGTAAAGCATTAAGTTTACCTATCAACTATCAGGAGCCTTAACTGACATGACTGCAACGGTTCAAGCACTTGTCAACCAACCATACAAATACGGATTTGTTACGTCTATTGAGTCAGACACAATTCCTCGCGGGCTTAGCGAAGATGTTGTCCGCATGATTTCGGCTAAGAAAAATGAGCCAGAATTTATGCTCGAATTTCGCCTCAAAGCGTATCGCCAATGGTTAAAAATGCAAGAACCAACTTGGGCACATGTGGATTATCCAGCGATCGACTATCAAGATATCGTCTACTATTCCGCTCCTAAGCAGTCTAAGAAAAAGGCAAGCCTCGATGAGGTCGATCCCGAACTGCTCGATACCTTTGAGAAATTAGGTATTTCCCTATCTGAGCAAAAGCGTCTCGCTAACGTTGCCGTTGACGCAATTTTTGACAGCGTTTCCGTGGCGACTACCTTTAAAAAAGATTTAGCCAAAGTCGGCGTAATTTTCTGCTCGATTTCCGAAGCGATGCATGAATACCCTGAACTTATCAAAAGATATTTAGCCAGTGTCGTTCCAATTACTGACAACTACTTCTCAGCCCTCAATTCCGCCGTATTCAGCGATGGTTCATTCGTTT includes:
- a CDS encoding response regulator codes for the protein MIPAQKPLNELERIAALHQCNILDTEAEQNFDDITQLAAHICQTPIALVSLIDSDRQWFKSKVGITTTETPRQLAFCAHAILQDGVFIVSDTLQDERFADSPLVTCPPNIRFYAGVPIKTSEGYPLGTLCVIDNKPRELRTEQIAALKALSNQISYLIETRRSFKEVNNTLISSIKAHYPKGKFIKKIAFGLAIAASMIIGMGIISYVSFSKLQETSNAFLQQQESLETINRPLDHLRELRVALMHYLISDNQDSLVKYQKLTLQLEQDLKSLRELSFIKENIHKSYSSPNIERQKRIISLLTKYIQRELVSSEEVILLHQTASIKVTQKQIFDKINQKDLYLADIQLDNLINLEKINLENWLQKQQNSSISATSISLIALLSTLIILGILFYSVYYEIIARRRLEVDLAKERDFTIAVLDTVGALVIVLDPDGKIIRFNREFERVTGYHYEEVRNQSFYKIFLLPEDIELVRNTITQSTYKNSASTYEQYWKSKSGEPRLISWSTTILLSPDHKTDFIIGTGLDITERKQVEEEVRMQNWRSLILSQITLRIRKSLDINEILNTTVYEVRKFLKADRVVSYQFNGAWEGKVIAESVESPWISSMSMDIQDQCFREGLWQKYRDGNKVINDDIPNSNMPDCYKELMSQFQVKANLVVPILESDQLWGLLIVHQCSNTRHWRNFEVVFLKELADQVGVAIYQASLLEQETKRREQLFQQNIDLQVARNESETATKMKSAFLATMSHEIRTPMNAVLGMTSLLADTDLSPLQKDFVDTIRVSGENLLGLINEILDFSKLEANEMELEKINFDLNTCVEEVTDLLATLAQAKGLGLAALIHQNVPHYLCGDVTRLRQVLMNLVSNAIKFTTKGEVIIKVSLIDETDIDAKIEFRVIDSGIGISTSAQKKLFQPFTQVDASTTRKYGGTGLGLAICKQIVDLMDGEIGIDSEEGKGSQFWFVVTFTKQTSSEIVELKTRRETNLKDIRVLVVDDNETNCKILTYQLTSWQMRVDAVQNAVDAIPVLHAAIAEGDRYHLAILDMRMPEIDGEMLGSQIKADPILNYLKLIMLTSINQKVGLNYIKGIGFSDYLVKPVKQSRLLDALTKVVAASQNNLVCDPIISSTTDLYPNNDHQAIKMSKLRILIAEDSQINQKVALHQLHSIGYEADVVGNGKEVLDLLEQIHYDIILMDCQMPELDGYETTIAIRNLNSDKSMTVIIAMTANAMKEDRERCFACGMDDYLSKPIRKDDLAQKLVEWEIKIFGQNVIIPSPENTILAHRDNNSIESDYMLASVEIPETLPVSLPLIDWTCIDSISEGSEEFKIEILETFCESISEKLIKLENAIADSDFQELEKIAHFIKGSSSNIGISSIAEIAYKLEQIGRKQQLDEAINLFNRMQDLFSQIQKISLNY
- a CDS encoding NifU family protein; its protein translation is MALTLTTENVENVLDELRPYLMSDGGNVELVEIEGPIVRLRLQGACGSCPSSAMTLRMGIERKLKEEIPDISEIEQVF
- the sufR gene encoding iron-sulfur cluster biosynthesis transcriptional regulator SufR, with product MKTPIGVAEITPDLTLDPQDKQLDKSAEKSDAKSESKHDTKQDILQHLLKRGEVTAQDLADRLDISPQAIRKHLKDLETEGLIYHTTEQVGMGRPQFVYALTVAGRDRFPDSYNQFAINFLDTLIDTLGKEQVSEVLQKQWQRKAQNYRSQLGGGSLKQRIEKLAEIRRSEGYVTEWFPVEGKKQSFIFTEYNCAIAHVAESFPNVCGHELEMFATVLDCPVERTHWMVNGEHRCGYLIKDMADRDV